The Mycobacteriales bacterium genomic interval GCCGTGCGCGCGGTCGCCGTCACCGCCACGCCGGCGTCGTCGACCACCAGGTCCACGGTGACCCCGGACAGCCCGATCGGGTGGCACAGCGGCACCAGGTCGGGCGTCCGCTTGGCTCCCAGGATCCCGGCCACCCGGGCGACGGCCAGGGCATCACCCTTCGGGACCCCCTCACCCCGGAGCAGCGCGACGCACTCGGCCGACAGGTCGACCCGGCCGGTGGCGGTGGCGCTGCGGGCGGTCACCGCCTTGTCGCCGACGTCGACCATCCGCGCGGCCCCGGCGTCGTCGAGGTGGGTGAACCCGGTCATCGGCCGCGGCGCTCGAGCACCAGCACGTCCACCGCCTCACCGGAGGCCACCTTCTCCACGTCCTCGGGCACCACGGCCAGCGCGTTGGCGCGCGAGAGACCGGCCAGCAGGTGCGACCCGGCGCCGCTGACCGGCGTGACGACGTACGCGCCCTTCTTCACCTCGAGCCAGACCCGCAGGAACGACCGCTTGCCGGGCGGGGAGGTCAGCACCTTGGTCGCGACGGCGCG includes:
- the moaC gene encoding cyclic pyranopterin monophosphate synthase MoaC, encoding MTGFTHLDDAGAARMVDVGDKAVTARSATATGRVDLSAECVALLRGEGVPKGDALAVARVAGILGAKRTPDLVPLCHPIGLSGVTVDLVVDDAGVAVTATARTADRTGVEMEALTAVTVACLTVVDMTKAVDPRAVIGAVRVENKTGGKTGDWTR